The Gemmatimonas aurantiaca T-27 DNA segment CAAGCAGTTCATTCGCGCGATTGGCCAGTACTTCGTTGACGTTCATGTTGTGCGACGTGCCGGCGCCCGCCTGATACGGATCGACCACAAATTGCTCGCGATGCTGGCCGGCCAGCACTTCGTCGGCCGCCGCCACGATGGCGTTCGCGCGCTCGGCATCGAGCCGTCCGGTTTCCCGGTGCGTCAGCGCGGCGGCCTTCTTGATCCACACCTGCGCGACAACGAAAGGCTCGAGCGGCCGCAGTCCGCTGATGGCGAAGTTCTGTACCGCACGCAGCGTCTGCACGCCGTACAGCGCATCGGACGGTACGGCGAGCTCGCCGAGTGGGTCCTTCTCGATTCTCGTGGTCATGTCGGCCTCCCGAGCACCGCGCACGTGGCGCAGCGCTCAGGGAATGGAGAGCGTGGTGTCGATCGTGGAAACGATGTGCAGCAGGGTGGTGTTGTTGAGCACCTTCTCGTTCGTGCGCCACCGCGTCAGCACCATCGACCGACGACTGGCCGGGCTGGCCATCAACACCGCGACACCATTGGCAGGAATGTCGACCGTGCCATCGTCGCGCAGCGCGCAGTAGATCTGCTCGGTCACCGACGTGTTGGCATTGGCATACCGCAGCGAAAGAATGATGGCGGACGTGGAGTCGCTCGTGCCATTCCAGCGAATCGGCAGCACCTGTCCCGCCACCAGCGCCGGCACCGGCTCGGGGATGATGGGCTCCGCCAGCTTGACGCTGATGGTGGAGGCCGGGAACGAGCTGCCCTCTCCCGGAATGGTGATCAGTGCTTCTTCACCGCGCGTATACGTGAACGGCGTGGCCTCGGGCGTGGCATATCGCTGCAAGGTGGTGTTGAAAGGCAGCGAGAGGCTCTGCGTCCCCACGGCCAGGGCCACCGACTCCCCGGCGCGGAATTGTCCGCGGACCGTCGTCGTGGTGGTATCCACACTCGCGTACACACACTGATCCGACTGCTGCAGCAGACTGTTGGGAATCGACACCGACGACGCATCGAACACGACCATCGTCGCCGAAGCTCTTCCCTGCGTGGCGCTCAGATTGCGGGCCGAGATACTGATGGCGCCGAACCGGTCGTTGCCCACGGAACTGTCGGTGAGCGAATTGCAGCCGCTCACAGACGCCACTGCGCCAAGGAGCGCAGCCGTCAGAGCCGAGGGAAATCGTATGATCGAGGGGCGCATGACAAATCCGAGAAAAGAGCGCGGAACCCTGATGCGACCGCAGTCAGGCCCCGATGGGCCTGGCGGCCCCGCGCAGGAAGGGATTGGACAGACGTTCCTGCCCGATCGTGGTAGTAACACCATGACCCGGCAATACCCGAGTTCCGTCATCGAGCGTGGTGATGCGCATCAGTGACGCCTGCATCGCCCGGGGATCACACAACGGCAGATCCGTGCGCCCGATAGACCCGGCAAAGACCAGATCGCCGGAGATACACAGCCCATGTCCCAGGAATGCCACATGTCCCGGCGCATGCCCAGGCACATGCCACACCTCGAACTGGAACCGCCCCAGCGAAACAACCGAACCTTCGGCCAGCGGTTCGGTGGCTCCCGTGGGCGTCTCGATGCTGATACCCCAGCGAGCCGCACTGGTCGCAGCATTCCCGTAGAGCGGCAGGTCCAGCGGGTGCAGCCACACCGGCACGGGGCGCTCCCGCAGCAGCGGCGCCACCGCGCCGACGTGATCGAAGTGGGCGTGCGTAAGCCAGATCGCCTCCAGCGTACAACCCGTCGCATCCACGGCGGCAAGCAATCGCTCGACCTCGTCGCCTGGATCGACCAGCACGGCCTTGCCACTCGCGGGATCCGCCAACAACCAGCAGTTCTCCTCCAGTGGCCCCACCGTGAGCTGCTGCACCTTCAACGTGTCAGAGCCTGACGGCACCGCACTCATGCCGAGTGCCCACCAGGTGCGGTGCTGATCGTCGACTCGCCCGTTTCCAATACCGGCGACTCACCGATTCCGTGATGCGCCAACCAGCGCTCCGCCTCCAATGCTGCCATGCATCCGGTACCGGCCGACGTGATCGCCTGGCGGTAGTAGTCATCGATCACGTCACCGGCGGCAAACACCCCATCCACGGTCGTCGCGGTGCGCCACGGCGCCACCTTGATGTACCCGTGCTCGGTGGTCTCCAACTGACCGTTCAGGAAACGGGTGTTGGGTGTGTGCCCGATGGCCACGAACAGACCACCCGCTTCGAGTTCACTGGTCGCGCCGGTGCTGACGTCTTCGAGACGCACACCGGTGATGAAATCGCTGCCCACCACCTCGGTGACACGGCTGTTCCAGATCACACGCACCTTGGGATGCGTGAGCACCCGATTCGCCATGACCTTGGACGCACGG contains these protein-coding regions:
- a CDS encoding MBL fold metallo-hydrolase yields the protein MPSGSDTLKVQQLTVGPLEENCWLLADPASGKAVLVDPGDEVERLLAAVDATGCTLEAIWLTHAHFDHVGAVAPLLRERPVPVWLHPLDLPLYGNAATSAARWGISIETPTGATEPLAEGSVVSLGRFQFEVWHVPGHAPGHVAFLGHGLCISGDLVFAGSIGRTDLPLCDPRAMQASLMRITTLDDGTRVLPGHGVTTTIGQERLSNPFLRGAARPIGA